A section of the Maniola jurtina chromosome 28, ilManJurt1.1, whole genome shotgun sequence genome encodes:
- the LOC123879638 gene encoding histone chaperone asf1, whose product MAKVHITNVVVLDNPSPFLNPFQFELTFECIEELKEDLEWKMIYVGSAETEEHDQVLDTIYVGPIPEGRHMFVFQAPPPDVTRIPENDALGVTVVLLTCSYRGQEFVRVGYFINNEYSENEPELRENPPAKPQFDKVVRNILASEPRVTRFKINWAEPDAATAADSGDGNIETHAPSNDSYGAFNNDSQISGIFQGSLSGYGDNSNSVVHMEC is encoded by the exons ATGGCTAAGGTGCACATAACCAACGTAGTCGTTTTAGACAATCCTAGTCCATTTTTAAACCCTTTCCAATTCGAATTGACCTTCGAATGTATTGAAGAGCTCAAAGAGGATTTGGAATGGAAGATGATTTACGTCGGATCGGCGGAAACCGAGGAGCACGACCAGGTTTTGGACACAATTTACGTTGGGCCTATTCCGGAAGGTCGACACATGTTTGTATTCCAAGCACCACCACCAGACGTAACCCGGATTCCAGAGAATGATGCTTTAGGGGTCACAGTAGTGTTATTAACGTGTTCGTACAGAGGACAAGAGTTTGTAAGAGTGGGGTActtcataaataatgaatatagtGAAAATGAACCGGAGTTAAGAGAGAACCCGCCAGCGAAACCTCAGTTTGACAAAGTAGTGAGGAATATTCTAGCTTCCGAACCCAGAGTGACTAGGTTTAAGATAAATTGGGCGGAACCAGACGCTGCCACTGCTGCTGATTCAG GGGATGGTAATATAGAGACTCATGCACCAAGCAACGACTCCTACGGTGCCTTCAACAATGACAGTCAAATCAGTGGCATCTTCCAAGGCAGCTTGAGTGGCTATGGGGATAATTCCAACTCGGTTGTGCATATGGAGTGCTGA